The nucleotide sequence TCACACACTCTGGGCTTCTGGCCGCCATTTGGGCCGCACCCACTAACGGATTGTTGCGAGATGCTCGGCTGTTTGATGTGTATCGCCCCAAAGCACCTCAGGGTGGCGTTGAGGTCGAAACTGGTGCCCTTGATCGAAGCTTGGCTGTGCGTTTAACGCTAAATAGCGACGACGCGACGCTTACCGAGGATCAAATTGAAGCCGCAGTGCAAGCCGTGGTCGCCCAATTGTTGTCTGATGTCAATGCACGTCAGCGCGTTTGACCAAGTCGCTCACGAGCTTGGGAAATGAGTGACTATGGACTTCTCTGTTGAAAGCCTCGAAACCCCCGCGCTGACCAAGGCACAGCTGGCCGATCTTTTGTTTGATCAAATCGGTCTTAACAAGCGCGAGTCCAAGGACATGATCGACGCTTTTTTTGATTTGCTTGCTATAAGCTTGGTGGACGGGACGGATGTCAAAATTTCAGGTTTCGGGAATTTTCAGATCCGCACCAAAGCGCCGAGACCTGGTCGAAATCCGCGCACTGGCGAGGCTATTCCCATTGAAGCCAGACGG is from Rhodoferax aquaticus and encodes:
- a CDS encoding integration host factor subunit alpha, encoding MDFSVESLETPALTKAQLADLLFDQIGLNKRESKDMIDAFFDLLAISLVDGTDVKISGFGNFQIRTKAPRPGRNPRTGEAIPIEARRVVTFHASHKLKEQIQTDRPSNSLP